The Henningerozyma blattae CBS 6284 chromosome 7, complete genome region TCAACTTAGTGGTATAACctaattataaataatgtcacagaatatttcaaaacaaGAAAGGTTATCACTACCACAATCTGGAACTAACCAAATGCCGAATCTTGGAACTCCTAACCAACCAAATAATCCTCCACCACAGAAAAATACTATGCAATCTGATGTTTCAGATATGCTTGCACAAAACCAGAAAAACTTACAACATTTGTACTCACTTCAGAGTAGTATAAATACAGTGAATAATGCTTTAAATAATGGTTCCAACGATGGTGATGGAAATACTCAACAAATACCCTATTATCTTCAGCTGAAACAAGCTTacaataatgaagaattaaatgagCCAGACAATGAATTAGAGGACGGAACTAAACCAATAAACCAGAGTAAAGGTGCTCCGCATTCAGGCTCCAATAATTTAAGGTACAATAGTGTATCAAGTAATGGCAATGGCAATATTTCGAGCAATAATAAACTAAGCTTAAGTCCCAGCAACAATATAAACCGATATAACAGCATGAACAGTATAAATAACAGATATAATAGTATTACTAGTAACAATAATTCCAATAgcaacaataacaataataataattccaaaaCTCCAACACATTCGTTGACctcaaatattcaattccAAGGTAAAAACTCATTAACATCGGCTTCTATTAAATCAAGGGCACGCTCATCATTCCAAAGGCAAAGGTCAAAACAAGTGGCATTATCAAtgaacaaaaataaaaaatatgatcCGAAAAATCCTttggttattattatccCTTATTCTGCACAACCCACAGAGATACTTGCGTCAAGATTTGATGCTTGGAGAAATGTgataaaatctttaataactTATTTAACAGAAACATCTTCAATCCAGGATGAAATTGTAAGGCAGCAGTTACGTTTAACTCATGCCATACAATTTCCATTTTTCTCTCTCGAACAGCATAATCCTCAAGGAAATGAAGCTAAAGCCAACCAAAAATTCTTCCTTCCTTTAGGTCATGGATCAATTCAAGATTTACCTACTATCTTAAACCAATATCATGGATCTCTCGCGACTAATGCTTCTAAAATGTCTAAAGAATTAACTAATGAGGTGATTCCTAGATTAGAATATTTGAGAagagatttattaataaagataaaggAAATTAAATTACTAGAATcagattttaaaaatagttGTGGTAAAGAGTTACAACAAACTAAACAAGATATGAAAAGATTTCAAGATTCTGTCGAAGAATGGAATAATCTTTCGAAAGTGAATGATATAGCGGCTGCTACTCAAACCAAtacaaacaaaaacaaatatcAAGATCCatatattacaaaattaattttagataaacaaattaaaagacAAATTAcagaagaaaattttttacaCGAAGCATTTGATAACCTAGAATCTTCAGGGtgtgaattagaaaaagtTGTTGTTATGGAAATCCAAAATGCACTAACAATTTATGCAAAATTATTAGGCCAGCAGTCACAATTAGTTTTCGATTCTTTAATCTCTAGATTAGACATGGGATTCTTTTCTAAAGATCCTCAATATGAATGGGATGACTTCATTGAAAGggattcaaattttattgaacTAGATTTACCTCAGAGAAAACTACAGATGATTAACtataaaaatcaatttgatCCTTTTACATATGAGATTAGATCTGGATATTTGGAGAAAAGATCTAAATTCTTAAAATCTTATTCTCGGGGCTATTTTGTCCTAACCCCCTGTTATTTGcatgaatttaaaacagCAGATAGGAAGAAAGATTTGGTGCCTGTTATGTCcctaaatttaattgattgtACTATTACAGAGAGCTcgaaaaaagaattaaatgaaaataaatttattttgcatgaaaaacaaaacgGTTTGATCAAAAGGGGTCATAATTGGGTTTTCAAAGGTGAAACATATAATATCATGATGCAATGGTTCCAAGACTTAAAAACTATTactcaaataaataatatcgCTGACAGAAAGCAATACGTTTGTAACCGATTAAATTTGGATGAAAGTGGTAAACCTATTATATTGAGACATAGCAGTACTCATACTACAAAGGGAGCTAGTAATAATACTGCCAACAATAACCATACATCTATGAAGAATATTAGAGTTTCTAGCACTGCCTCAAATGGAACAGTTAATCATTCTAAGATCAAATCTCCAATCACGAATTCTACCAATAATTCAGCTGGAGGTAATTATAACAATACGACGTTAGCTAATAACAGGGGAGTTAGTAATATATCAACAAAAGCGGAGAAAGCttcaataacaataactcCTGTGACTACatctgataataatgaaaactATAATATCAATAGAGTTTCTAATTCCTGTTCGACTGCAGGAAATACTTCTAGTAACATCAATCTTACTACAATGGTCTCAAATTCTACTATTACTAATCATTCTACTCCATCAGTAAATGCACCACCTATTCCATCATCTGGTGATATAAGTACACCATCTTCTAGGAAATATAGAGATAGAACAAATACATCTACAAGTATTACAACGAATAACTCTACAAACGAAATGACTACTAATACTTCTACTTCTACTCCGAACGTTACTAAGACAGTTGAAGAAAACTATCGTAATCTTGAAGAGAATAATGATTCTTTTGTCTCGGTAAATAATGTTTTGAACGGAACAATTCCAAGTTCTTCTAGTCATACTACTGATAATCCATCTGTCACTCTAGGCTATGCAACTTCTGGTTTGACAAATGCAAGTATGAAAAGTACTACCACCCTAGAAATTAATACAGCAACTTCGGTGAATACTAATTCGATTACTACTTctactactactaataataataatctgAATTCAAGAAGTATTAACCCTTTTATTCAAACCACTATTAGTACTCCCACCACCGGGACCAATGAAAATCTTATGATCGATACCCCACCTACAACTGCAACATTAAATTCCCcatatcaaaaaatttcaagTAGCAATAACAACAGTCCACGCATCAATACAGTCCGGCCAACTGTCAATACTAATTCGACAGGAAATTCAAGTGTAAGCGGTAATAGTggtaacaataataataatctagTAAATTCAAAAGTACCAATTGTTCAACAACAAGCCCAACTTCAACATCAAGCCCAACTTCAAcaacaaatacaaaaatcCTCTCAGCATCAATCTCCAAATGGagtaaataatatgaacCGTTCCCGAGCTAGTAGTGCCAATGGATACCCTGCTAACGTTATGAATGCTAGTATAGGAATGaatccaaatattaatcataTTAATACACGTTCACGTACAAATAGTAACGTCGTGTCAATTAATAGTACAACATATAGTACTACTGCAAGCTCACCTGTGACTAATTCATCTGAAAATCATGTGaacaatactaatattagTCTTAAACACAAAAATAGTcctaatattcaaaaaattaatagcTCTACTTCTGGAACTGCTTCTTTGAAACAGCAACCACAACAACTACAGCAATTAGCTCCAGCGCAAATAATCCAACAAACATTACCAACACAACAAGTGCAACAATTACCCCAAGTACCATTGCAGTCACCACCACTTCAAAAAGCACCATCAATTCCAATGCCCCAATTGAAGCAGACACAATCTCAATCTCAACAAAAACAGCAAGTACTacagcaacaacagcagCAGCAATTATCATCTAAACAAAATGCTAGATCAAAGATCCCTTTGCACAATCAATCTCAACACTCCGGCCAACATAATGGCATACATAGTCATACTAGTCATGGCCACACACAAAGGCAGCCTTCATCCCATGGACGTAATCACAAGCGAATGATGAGTACAGGAAGTAGTAATAGCCAAACTACCAATATTACCATGACCAAAAGCAATACATTAT contains the following coding sequences:
- the TBLA0G02450 gene encoding phosphatidylinositol 4,5-bisphosphate-binding protein (similar to Saccharomyces cerevisiae SLM1 (YIL105C) and SLM2 (YNL047C); ancestral locus Anc_2.267) → MSQNISKQERLSLPQSGTNQMPNLGTPNQPNNPPPQKNTMQSDVSDMLAQNQKNLQHLYSLQSSINTVNNALNNGSNDGDGNTQQIPYYLQLKQAYNNEELNEPDNELEDGTKPINQSKGAPHSGSNNLRYNSVSSNGNGNISSNNKLSLSPSNNINRYNSMNSINNRYNSITSNNNSNSNNNNNNNSKTPTHSLTSNIQFQGKNSLTSASIKSRARSSFQRQRSKQVALSMNKNKKYDPKNPLVIIIPYSAQPTEILASRFDAWRNVIKSLITYLTETSSIQDEIVRQQLRLTHAIQFPFFSLEQHNPQGNEAKANQKFFLPLGHGSIQDLPTILNQYHGSLATNASKMSKELTNEVIPRLEYLRRDLLIKIKEIKLLESDFKNSCGKELQQTKQDMKRFQDSVEEWNNLSKVNDIAAATQTNTNKNKYQDPYITKLILDKQIKRQITEENFLHEAFDNLESSGCELEKVVVMEIQNALTIYAKLLGQQSQLVFDSLISRLDMGFFSKDPQYEWDDFIERDSNFIELDLPQRKLQMINYKNQFDPFTYEIRSGYLEKRSKFLKSYSRGYFVLTPCYLHEFKTADRKKDLVPVMSLNLIDCTITESSKKELNENKFILHEKQNGLIKRGHNWVFKGETYNIMMQWFQDLKTITQINNIADRKQYVCNRLNLDESGKPIILRHSSTHTTKGASNNTANNNHTSMKNIRVSSTASNGTVNHSKIKSPITNSTNNSAGGNYNNTTLANNRGVSNISTKAEKASITITPVTTSDNNENYNINRVSNSCSTAGNTSSNINLTTMVSNSTITNHSTPSVNAPPIPSSGDISTPSSRKYRDRTNTSTSITTNNSTNEMTTNTSTSTPNVTKTVEENYRNLEENNDSFVSVNNVLNGTIPSSSSHTTDNPSVTLGYATSGLTNASMKSTTTLEINTATSVNTNSITTSTTTNNNNLNSRSINPFIQTTISTPTTGTNENLMIDTPPTTATLNSPYQKISSSNNNSPRINTVRPTVNTNSTGNSSVSGNSGNNNNNLVNSKVPIVQQQAQLQHQAQLQQQIQKSSQHQSPNGVNNMNRSRASSANGYPANVMNASIGMNPNINHINTRSRTNSNVVSINSTTYSTTASSPVTNSSENHVNNTNISLKHKNSPNIQKINSSTSGTASLKQQPQQLQQLAPAQIIQQTLPTQQVQQLPQVPLQSPPLQKAPSIPMPQLKQTQSQSQQKQQVLQQQQQQQLSSKQNARSKIPLHNQSQHSGQHNGIHSHTSHGHTQRQPSSHGRNHKRMMSTGSSNSQTTNITMTKSNTLSQQSTNKGGNSPQQHYSYHSSQQQQQQQHSSTRLNHTNSAPSSPIAKNQSKTTGSSSKSSSNALKSFLLQKKNNKA